In Candidatus Latescibacterota bacterium, the following proteins share a genomic window:
- a CDS encoding V-type ATP synthase subunit K, translating to MLGFMLVILGAALAAALAGAGSALGTGVAGQAANGVVSEDPGKFGSLLVLQALPGTQGIYGLVALFMIINKLPAVDQLGSISVGTGLAMLGAALPVAITGLVSGLYQGKVCSAACSLVAKRPGEVGKGMVFAVIVETYAVLGLLGTILLLQKISLG from the coding sequence ATGTTGGGCTTTATGCTTGTAATCCTGGGAGCCGCACTCGCGGCGGCCCTGGCTGGTGCGGGTTCCGCTCTCGGAACGGGAGTAGCGGGTCAGGCGGCCAACGGAGTAGTCAGCGAGGATCCCGGAAAATTCGGAAGCCTCCTGGTCCTGCAGGCACTTCCGGGCACGCAGGGTATCTATGGGCTCGTTGCCCTCTTCATGATCATCAATAAGCTGCCGGCCGTCGACCAGCTCGGTTCGATATCGGTCGGAACGGGCCTGGCTATGCTGGGCGCCGCGCTGCCGGTGGCGATCACGGGGCTGGTGTCGGGACTCTACCAGGGTAAGGTCTGTTCTGCCGCGTGCAGTCTCGTAGCGAAACGTCCCGGCGAAGTCGGGAAGGGAATGGTTTTCGCGGTTATCGTCGAGACTTATGCCGTACTCGGGCTTCTGGGCACGATCCTGCTGCTCCAGAAGATATCGCTTGGTTGA
- a CDS encoding V-type ATP synthase subunit E: MPIEKIFDRINTEAEVAAGELLARAGEEGAAVRKEFAGRASRLDEELKAYAEKKAGEEEKHLIVSEQLELRKSILARKREILDSVYAEAKKKIGALSPEESREILKNMILGSAVSGKEEIVVAPSQVGIFDDGFMRELRDGFRGEGSFELSDDKGDFAWGVVLREGRRAVDLSLAVVFEQLREKIEPRIAATLFEG; encoded by the coding sequence ATGCCTATTGAAAAGATATTCGATAGAATAAACACGGAAGCTGAAGTGGCAGCCGGAGAACTCCTTGCCAGGGCAGGTGAGGAAGGCGCCGCTGTCAGAAAAGAATTTGCCGGTCGGGCGTCACGCCTCGATGAAGAACTGAAAGCCTATGCCGAAAAGAAGGCTGGTGAGGAAGAGAAACATCTCATCGTAAGCGAACAGCTTGAGTTGAGAAAATCTATCCTCGCTCGGAAGCGGGAGATCCTCGATTCGGTCTATGCCGAGGCGAAGAAGAAGATCGGAGCCCTTTCCCCGGAAGAAAGCAGAGAGATCCTGAAAAACATGATCCTTGGAAGCGCCGTGTCGGGTAAGGAAGAGATAGTTGTCGCTCCTTCACAGGTCGGCATTTTCGACGACGGGTTCATGCGTGAACTCCGCGACGGTTTCAGAGGAGAAGGTAGTTTCGAGCTGTCAGACGACAAGGGTGATTTTGCCTGGGGGGTAGTGTTGAGGGAAGGCAGGCGGGCCGTTGACCTGTCACTGGCCGTCGTGTTCGAACAGCTCCGGGAAAAGATCGAGCCGCGAATAGCAGCGACGCTTTTCGAAGGATAA
- a CDS encoding V-type ATPase subunit, which produces MAQDYTYINARLRALEASMPDAAWFQRIARAPVDSVLVSVKEFYRGFDPVDSLYRFEDGIESEKTVFLELLSSLLNDDRVESFFRAGFDFDNLTHGVKAAALGADAAYNPFGLVSHEVIEKGASGGSAIDLPDHLKNCLEKLLEASEEGGAQAVESRGEAEKFAYLVETAPGKAARMYVTFRIDLANIRTFIRLKRIDLRKDAIDTLWISGGSIDIQTLRTLFREPEDELYTYLTTTEYRGLITAGLGLTTTVWMVDVLIDREMLERLGDSRYRFFDIGPVIYHFQLRERNERLLRLLLVGKLNMLPEELLLEKTEAMTA; this is translated from the coding sequence TTGGCGCAGGACTACACATATATCAATGCGAGGCTCAGGGCACTTGAGGCCTCGATGCCTGATGCAGCATGGTTTCAGCGCATAGCGAGAGCACCTGTCGATTCCGTGCTCGTGTCGGTGAAAGAATTCTATCGGGGATTCGATCCGGTGGATTCTCTCTACCGGTTCGAAGATGGAATAGAGTCTGAGAAAACTGTTTTTCTGGAGCTTCTATCAAGTCTTCTGAATGATGACAGGGTGGAGAGCTTCTTCAGGGCCGGGTTTGATTTTGACAACCTCACACATGGTGTGAAGGCCGCGGCGCTCGGAGCCGATGCCGCCTATAACCCCTTCGGCCTTGTCTCTCATGAAGTGATCGAAAAAGGTGCGAGCGGCGGTTCTGCGATCGATCTTCCCGACCATCTGAAGAATTGTCTCGAAAAACTTCTGGAGGCATCAGAAGAGGGAGGCGCCCAGGCTGTCGAGAGCAGGGGCGAGGCGGAGAAGTTCGCGTATCTTGTGGAGACGGCTCCCGGCAAAGCGGCACGGATGTATGTCACTTTCCGGATAGACCTCGCCAATATCAGGACATTTATCAGATTAAAAAGGATCGACCTGAGGAAAGATGCGATAGATACACTATGGATATCTGGCGGCAGTATCGATATCCAGACACTCAGGACCCTGTTCAGGGAGCCTGAGGACGAATTGTACACATATCTGACGACAACGGAATACAGGGGACTCATAACAGCGGGACTCGGTCTGACGACTACCGTGTGGATGGTCGACGTGCTGATCGACAGGGAGATGCTCGAACGCCTAGGAGACAGCAGGTACCGTTTCTTTGATATCGGTCCCGTTATATATCACTTCCAGCTTCGCGAGAGGAACGAGCGGTTGCTCAGGCTCCTCCTGGTGGGCAAGCTGAACATGTTGCCCGAGGAACTGTTGCTGGAAAAGACAGAGGCGATGACAGCCTGA